One Fulvia fulva chromosome 12, complete sequence genomic region harbors:
- a CDS encoding N-terminal kinase-like protein — MDFLKSAVASIAKGGPAFGYSFADRVDVDQSIWTLHNGTKRPKEDGSKCSIFSFDIAANRSRLPLARNALRKFKTLRHPGIVKVLDTIETDTLIYIATERITPLNWSTRRKALAEESLKWGLHNVAKTLKFINDEAASVHGNIRASSIFTSESGEWKLGGLDILSSMKEDDAVIFTQGSLLPDIGRYSPPEVAKNGWGGVRGGPIHAVDAYNYGILVTEVFNGGFSASDQIGSTKNIPLNMQNSYKRLTHAAPKMRLSVGHFLEQGTRSGSFFDTPLIELADGIDNIGLKSPDEKEAFLSELETIVEAKEFPEDFFKVKVLPELLKAVEFGGAGPKAFSLVMRIAQTLPEDEYGTQITPVVVRLFMSPDRAMRVCLLDNLPLMIDHLSQKLVTDKIFPQMVTGFGDLAPVIREQTVKAVLVVVSKLSDRVINGELLRHLAKTANDEQPGIRTNTTICLGKIARNLGASSRAKVLSAAFSRALRDPFVHARNAALMALAATADVFSEEDCATKMLPALCPSLVDKEKMIREQANKTLNIYLDRVRKYSATLPDTALPPPETASAGGTRVSTPQPQPSSQWMGWAISSFTNKIGSATGEIQTNGTGGLPVTSTPSNGVSPRPSPGPHSASVSSVPKVSSGLRTNAVAPVQPIEQDIPDEDFGDGWGDLDDDPELAATWGAESASSPQHSSKPSTSSASYDDGGEPDFEGWLNAQAQAKAGSKKPLPKGLAKKTSTPPTRPGQPRATSTKSAPLTTATKTAPKPAAPKPAAAPAEEEDDEWGSAWD; from the exons ATGGACTTCCTCAAGTCGGCTGTTGCTTCCATCGCCAAAGGTGGTCCAGCATTCGGATACTCCTTTGCAGATCGCGTGGATGTCGACCAATCCATCTGGACGCTGCACAATGGCACCAAACGG CCCAAGGAAGACGGCTCGAAATGCAGCATCTTCTCCTTCGACATCGCCGCGAACCGATCACGATTACCGCTAGCGAGAAATGCGCTGAGAAAGTTCAAGACGTTGCGACATCCTGGAATTGTCAAAGTGCTAGACACCATTGAG ACAGACACACTGATCTACATTGCCACTGAACGAATTACACCTTTGAACTGGTCCACGAGACGGAAAGCATTGGCAGAAGAGAGCCTGAAATGGGGACTACACAACGTTGCGAAGACTCTGAAGTTCATCAACGACGAGGCAGCTTCAGTACACGGCAACATCCGGGCATCTTCCATCTTCACGAGCGAGAGCGGAGAGTGGAAGCTAGGTGGGCTGGATATACTCAGCTCCATGAAAGAGGACGATGCGGTCATCTTCACACAGGGCAGTCTGCTGCCAGATATAGGGCGATACTCTCCTCCGGAAGTTGCAAAGAATGGCTGGGGTGGTGTGCGAGGAGGTCCTATACACGCGGTTGATGCCTACAACTATGGTATCCTGGTGACCGAAGTGTTCAACGGGGGCTTCTCCGCTTCTGACCAGATCGGGTCAACGAAGAACATTCCACTGAACATGCAGAACAGCTATAAGCGCCTGACACACGCAGCGCCCAAGATGCGGCTTAGCGTGGGACATTTCCTGGAGCAAGGCACCCGAAGTGGCAGCTTCTTCGATACGCCGCTCATCGAGCTCGCAGACGGCATTGACAACATTGGCCTGAAAAGCCCCGATGAGAAAGAGGCGTTCTTGAG TGAGCTTGAAACCATTGTCGAGGCCAAAGAATTCCCAGAAGACTTCTTCAAGGTCAAAGTATTGCCAGAATTACTCAAAGCAGTTGAATTTGGTGGAGCTGGACCAAAAGCCTTTTCGCTGGTGATGCGAATAGCACAGACGCTGCCCGAGGACGAGTATGGTACACAGATCACGCCGGTTGTGGTACGCCTGTTCATGAGTCCGGACCGAGCAATGCGAGTGTGCTTACTGGACAACTTGCCCCTAATGATCGATCACTTGAGCCAGAAGCTTGTGACAGACAAAATCTTCCCGCAGATGGTGACTGGGTTTGGCGACCTGGCTCCTGTGATCAGAGAACAGACTGTTAAGGCAGTCCTCGTCGTGGTGTCGAAGCTGTCCGACCGTGTGATCAACGGAGAGCTGCTGCGCCACCTTGCAAAGACTGCCAACGATGAGCAACCCGGCATTCGGACGAACACGACCATCTGCCTTGGCAAAATCGCGCGCAATCTTGGTGCCAGCTCCCGAGCTAAGGTTCTGAGCGCAGCATTCTCGCGTGCGTTACGCGACCCATTTGTACATGCGAGGAACGCCGCTTTGATGGCCCTGGCAGCGACAGCAGACGTGTTTAGCGAAGAAGACTGCGCCACGAAAATGCTTCCGGCTCTCTGCCCATCGTTAGTGGACAAAGAGAAGATGATACGAGAACAAGCGAACAAGACCCTCAACATATACCTCGACAGAGTACGCAAATACAGCGCGACGCTCCCTGACACGGCGTTGCCGCCGCCAGAAACAGCATCCGCGGGTGGTACCAGAGTCAGCACACCGCAGCCTCAGCCTAGTAGTCAATGGATGGGATGGGCAATATCCTCGTTCACCAACAAAATAGGTTCCGCCACTGGAGAGATACAAACAAATGGTACTGGCGGGCTGCCTGTCACGTCAACACCGTCAAATGGAGTGTCTCCAAGACCGAGTCCCGGCCCGCATTCGGCTTCGGTATCATCGGTGCCCAAAGTGTCTTCAGGGCTACGTACCAATGCTGTCGCTCCTGTGCAGCCTATCGAGCAAGATATTCCAGACGAAGACTTTGGCGACGGATGGGGCGACCTTGATGACGACCCCGAACTTGCCGCCACATGGGGCGCCGAATCGGCATCGTCACCGCAACACTCATCCAAGCCTAGCACATCCAGCGCTTCTTATGACGACGGCGGTGAACCAGACTTTGAAGGCTGGCTCAATGCTCAAGCACAAGCCAAAGCCGGCAGCAAGAAGCCGTTACCGAAGGGCCTCGCGAAGAAGACAAGCACTCCACCCACAAGACCAGGTCAACCTCGCGCAACATCAACAAAGTCAGCACCCCTCACAACCGCAACGAAGACAGCACCAAAGCCAGCAGCCCCAAAACCAGCAGCAGCTCCCGCGGAAGAAGAAGACGACGAGTGGGGATCGGCGTGGGACTGA